The Allocoprobacillus halotolerans nucleotide sequence AATTGTTCCTTGCTATTATCGTAATGATGCAAACTTAATTGGAGCTTTATATCAACATATTCAAACTTTCCAATAATCAAAAAAGGCAATGCTTTAAACACAATGTCATTAAGTTAAGCTTAAAGAACCTCAATATTGATATTTCTAAAATATTGAGGCTCTTTTTTTATTTTTCTATTGACAAACTGTAAGGTTTGTGGGGCTAAAAATTATAATGTTCTATAATTTTTAGCCCTTTTTAGTAGATGTGTTTTTTAGGAGGTACTTATCATGTTGAATCAATCAAAATCTAACATCTACTATTCACCAAGTATTATCAAAAACAACTTGGACAAATCCATTGATTTTACTCTTGAGGGCATCCAAAACTACTGCCCTGATCCCGTTTCCAATTTTACCGCAATCGCAAGATTACTGCCAGAACACTAATCGAATGCATTATGAACTTCTCCAGTCATTCCACTGTCTGTGAAATGTCACACTTCTTTTATGACATTAAGGATATGCCTTCTCCTTCTGCTCTCTGTCAGCGAAGAAGTTTGCTGGATCCTGTCATCTTTAAGCGTATCAATCAGCTGTTTCTGTCAAGTTTTGATAATTATGCCACCATCAATGGCTATCGCATACTGGCTCAGGATGGTTCTGACATCAACATCCCTTTTGAGGATGATGATACCAAAATTCTTTATAACTCTCTTGGCAGCCCCTGCTGTCAGTATCATATCAACGCTCTATATGACTGCCTGAATCACGTCTTTCTCGACTGGAGTATTGATTCGGCAACGAAAAAGCAGGAATGCGACGCCCTCATCTCCATCATCAATAATGGGCATTATCCTAGAAATGCTATATTTACTGCTGATCGTGGCTATGAGAATTACAATCTGTTTGCCCATTTCATTGAAAACAATCTCAAGTTCGCCATTCGTGTCAAGGATATCAATACAAAAAGTGGCATCATGACAAACATATCTACACCTGAAGGCTCTTTTGACATGACTGTCACACGCACATTGACAAGACTTCAGACAAAGGAAATAAAAGCCAACAAGGAAAAATATGTCTTTGTTCCTTCTACATCCAAATTTGATTTTTGGGTCCAACTCAGGATTATTATGAAATGACACTTCGCATCGTACGTTTCGAAGCCACTGAAAACAACTATGTGACAATCATCACGAACCTTAGCGAAGATGAATTTTCGCTTGATGACTTCAGGGAGCTGTACCACTTTCGCTGGAATGAGGAAACAGCCTTCAATAAGGTAAAGAATACACTTGGAATGATTTATTTCCACGCAAGAAAAAGACAGCTGATCCAGCAGGAAATCAATGCAACATTCCTGATGTATAATGTTTCTGAAATCATCATCAATAATATTGAGATGAAACAGAACTGCAGATACCGCTACAAGGCGAATTTTGCCAATGCAGTGACAAACATACGATTGTATCTCAGGGATCTATTGGAAGAAGATGTTCTTGTTTCAAGAATAAAAAAATTTCTGGTCCCTGAACGACCAGAAAGATCATATAAACGTTCTATAAAACCGAAATCAGTCAAACCGTTTAATAATAGAACGTCCTGACATGATTCATTATAGCACGTTATTTTAGAATAACAAGAAATTTTTTTGAGCTAAATGTTTAGTTCTTTTCGAGTGCGCATGAAATAGATAAAATAAGTTTATAGTTTCGACATATTCTAAAAGGTACCAACTCTCAATTGAATTGATACCTTAACTTAATCGTTATGATTGCATACTATCCTTTAACTTAATGACATTGGCTTTAAACATTGCCTTTTAAAATCTTATAAATCAAATAACCTAAACATAGACCTAAATCATTCATCATAATATCAGTAATATCAAAAGTCCTAAAACCAATACAAAATAATGATAACAATAATTGTATTATTTCAATGCTTATAATCATAGATAAACCAATAAAATGTGTTTTGATAAAAGAATAATGATAAATCAAAGGAAATAATAAACCAAAGGGAATAAATAATAAGATATTTAAGATGACATTATAGATAGCTCCTCGATAATGATAAAAAACATCACGAAAAGGAAAAAGAAAATTATGATTATAAATATGGTTCCAGTGTCCAAATTCAAAATATTGAAAATCTAAAGGAAGAATTGTTACAAATAGGATACCGATAACATAAAAATAAAAGAGAGTGTAATAAATGAATTGTTTATGCTGGTAACGTAAATATATATAATGGTAGTAGATTGCTATAAATATAATGATTTCTATAAGAAATTGAATAATAACAAATAAATTCCATTGTTGATGTGTTATAAGCAAAAGATCACCTCGTATAAAAGGAATATTGTATTATATGTTGAAATATGTAAAATTATGGCAACAATGTAGGAAAAATATAGTATAAAAATTTATATTTGATATAATTATAAGTATAAGGAGGGAAATATCATGAAGAAGATATTTAAATTAGTTGTATGTTTATTAATGGCTATGACAATGGTCGCTTGTGGAGGGTCATCAACTGATAAGCAGGAAACTGTTGTCAAAAACTTTTTTGATTATTTGAAAGCAGGGGATATTGAAAAATTATCAACTGTTTGTACGAAAGACAATAACGATGTTGAAGATTTGACATCTATGCTAGGTGATTTAGAAGAATATAGGGATGTGGAAACATATGGACAAAC carries:
- a CDS encoding transposase produces the protein MLDPVIFKRINQLFLSSFDNYATINGYRILAQDGSDINIPFEDDDTKILYNSLGSPCCQYHINALYDCLNHVFLDWSIDSATKKQECDALISIINNGHYPRNAIFTADRGYENYNLFAHFIENNLKFAIRVKDINTKSGIMTNISTPEGSFDMTVTRTLTRLQTKEIKANKEKYVFVPSTSKFDFWVQLRIIMK
- a CDS encoding VanZ family protein, producing MLITHQQWNLFVIIQFLIEIIIFIAIYYHYIYLRYQHKQFIYYTLFYFYVIGILFVTILPLDFQYFEFGHWNHIYNHNFLFPFRDVFYHYRGAIYNVILNILLFIPFGLLFPLIYHYSFIKTHFIGLSMIISIEIIQLLLSLFCIGFRTFDITDIMMNDLGLCLGYLIYKILKGNV
- a CDS encoding transposase, with amino-acid sequence MTLRIVRFEATENNYVTIITNLSEDEFSLDDFRELYHFRWNEETAFNKVKNTLGMIYFHARKRQLIQQEINATFLMYNVSEIIINNIEMKQNCRYRYKANFANAVTNIRLYLRDLLEEDVLVSRIKKFLVPERPERSYKRSIKPKSVKPFNNRTS